In a genomic window of uncultured Sphaerochaeta sp.:
- a CDS encoding HPr family phosphocarrier protein: MVTRELKVYNRAGIHARPAASIVKTANKYQSELYLEKESMKINGKSIMGIITLGATHQSTITMICEGPDEQQMADAIQTLFENRFEE, from the coding sequence ATGGTTACCAGGGAACTGAAAGTCTACAATCGCGCCGGCATCCATGCTAGGCCGGCGGCCTCAATTGTCAAGACAGCGAACAAATACCAAAGCGAGCTCTACCTGGAAAAGGAGAGCATGAAGATAAACGGCAAATCCATCATGGGGATCATCACGTTGGGAGCCACTCACCAGAGTACCATCACCATGATTTGTGAGGGTCCCGACGAACAGCAGATGGCGGATGCCATCCAGACCCTGTTTGAAAACAGGTTCGAGGAGTGA
- a CDS encoding HPF/RaiA family ribosome-associated protein — protein MNLTVRGIRYNPSDETREFLDKKLQKLQFAEGYLHDLDIVITRETEGQGYHLDAKIHFSWGTIKMVSYDCYELYEGIELITDKIEATARKEKSKIKEH, from the coding sequence ATGAATTTGACTGTCAGAGGCATCCGTTACAACCCAAGCGATGAGACCCGTGAGTTCCTGGACAAGAAGCTCCAGAAACTGCAATTTGCCGAAGGGTACCTGCACGATCTGGACATCGTAATCACTCGTGAGACCGAGGGACAGGGATACCATTTGGATGCAAAGATCCACTTCTCTTGGGGCACCATCAAGATGGTCAGCTATGATTGCTACGAGCTGTACGAAGGCATTGAGTTGATTACCGACAAGATAGAAGCCACAGCTCGAAAGGAGAAGAGCAAAATCAAGGAACATTGA
- the lexA gene encoding transcriptional repressor LexA — protein MRELTQRQKDVATFISAFIKENNYAPSVRDIADHFAFSVKAAHDHLKALEAKQVIKTKSGISRSIEVIGSDFFPREEMIHVPLIGSIAAGAPLMSEENTEYLLSLPATMLRNTRNTYFALRIRGESMIEEGIFDGDIAILRKCEVADTGDIVAATVGEEDMGITLKYYYPSNGNIELRPANSTMGPIITRSCKIHGKLHLLIRSYS, from the coding sequence ATGCGTGAGCTTACCCAGCGGCAAAAGGATGTTGCTACCTTCATCAGCGCCTTCATCAAGGAGAATAACTACGCTCCCTCTGTGCGCGATATCGCAGACCACTTTGCGTTCTCTGTGAAGGCTGCCCACGATCATCTGAAGGCCTTGGAAGCAAAACAGGTCATCAAGACCAAGAGCGGCATCTCCCGCTCCATCGAGGTGATCGGTTCCGATTTCTTTCCCCGTGAGGAGATGATCCACGTTCCCCTCATCGGTTCCATCGCAGCGGGAGCACCGCTGATGAGCGAGGAGAATACCGAGTATCTGCTCAGTCTTCCCGCAACCATGTTGCGCAATACCCGCAACACCTACTTTGCCTTGCGCATCCGTGGGGAGAGCATGATCGAGGAAGGAATCTTTGATGGGGACATCGCCATCCTTCGCAAGTGCGAGGTTGCCGATACCGGTGACATCGTCGCTGCAACCGTTGGAGAGGAGGATATGGGAATCACCCTCAAGTACTACTACCCTTCCAACGGCAACATTGAGCTGAGACCTGCCAATTCCACCATGGGGCCCATCATCACCCGTTCCTGCAAGATTCATGGCAAGCTCCATCTCTTGATCCGAAGCTACTCATGA
- the hprK gene encoding HPr(Ser) kinase/phosphatase, with protein MPDFTVLELLDLDLKQHNHLRLSCIAGRTGLSRKITTSKISRPGLPLSGFFDEFSNNSIQVFGRGEQVYLDKLEAEQNLASIERLFSYDIPCCVFCDGGDPSAKIIELAEESGTSILKTDLLSSDFSRRLYQTLDEVFAPTQTIHGVFVEVYGIGVLITGESGVGKSETALELIERGHRLISDDTVKLRNISDNYLIGMGENPLLAHHMEIRGLGIINLANLYGVGAIRDRKQVQLSIHLEPWDSQKNYDRVGESTMEDTYLGINIPKVVIPVKPGRNIPVIIETAARNERLKKLGYYSAKEFDQSVLKWLESESARKMYYINEETL; from the coding sequence ATGCCCGATTTTACTGTTCTGGAACTATTGGATCTGGACCTGAAACAACATAACCACCTTCGGTTGAGCTGCATTGCCGGGCGTACCGGATTATCCAGGAAGATCACCACCAGCAAGATCAGCAGACCCGGCCTTCCCCTTTCCGGGTTCTTCGATGAGTTCAGCAACAACTCCATCCAGGTCTTCGGACGTGGAGAGCAGGTGTATCTGGACAAGTTGGAAGCAGAGCAGAACCTTGCAAGCATCGAGCGTTTGTTCAGCTACGACATCCCTTGCTGCGTCTTTTGTGACGGTGGTGACCCAAGCGCGAAAATCATAGAACTCGCTGAGGAGTCGGGCACTTCCATCCTGAAAACCGACCTGCTCTCCTCCGACTTCTCCCGACGCCTGTACCAGACCCTCGACGAGGTGTTTGCCCCAACCCAAACCATCCACGGGGTATTTGTCGAAGTGTATGGCATCGGGGTTCTGATCACCGGCGAAAGCGGGGTCGGAAAGAGTGAGACGGCCCTTGAGCTGATCGAACGGGGACACCGCCTGATCAGTGACGATACGGTGAAACTGCGCAACATCAGTGACAACTACCTCATCGGCATGGGAGAGAATCCGCTGCTTGCCCACCATATGGAGATCCGGGGTCTGGGCATCATCAACTTGGCGAACCTCTATGGGGTCGGCGCCATCAGGGACCGCAAGCAAGTCCAGCTTTCGATCCACCTTGAGCCGTGGGATTCTCAGAAGAACTACGACCGGGTGGGAGAATCCACGATGGAAGATACCTACCTCGGCATCAACATCCCCAAGGTTGTCATACCCGTCAAACCCGGGCGAAACATCCCGGTCATCATTGAGACTGCCGCAAGAAATGAGCGGTTGAAGAAACTCGGCTATTATTCTGCGAAGGAGTTCGATCAGAGCGTCCTGAAGTGGTTGGAAAGCGAATCTGCACGAAAAATGTACTATATCAACGAGGAGACACTCTGA
- the rpoN gene encoding RNA polymerase factor sigma-54, with translation MMEFSPNLSLSQKQQLKLSPQLLQSFELMALPLTELQARIKAEIESNPALELPSSWDVSYEHFAQEKQRRETSGVDDTYSDSSSYGSDRGGGYDYEASDRQQKFMENALSLEETLQEHLLSQLGCEQLSEEAYRVGEILITNLDANGFFRENPNDILTEKQAEHLPHLLHLIRQFDPPGVCAKDWRESLVLQAQAKGIGAEDLKHFTALVEDNLELMRANKQAQVAKNLGIEVEELEELYAFLKTLTPFPGQSFSSGPEQYVIPDLSIRNEEGQLVLRMNNSSLPDLAINTEFEGLAEDLGSSDESKKAQQYIKEQIKSANALIFQVQVRNQTLYKVAHILLQEQQEYFLFGPQYIKPLTQKAVAEQLGVHETTISRIATAKYIDTDWGIIPIKKLFSNAVGDEGAELSKQAVKETIRQILEEHQGQKALSDQKISDILKEKGISVARRTVAKYRNELNIDPSFVRGTN, from the coding sequence ATGATGGAATTCTCACCAAATCTTTCCCTCAGCCAAAAACAACAGCTCAAGCTCAGTCCCCAACTGCTCCAGTCCTTTGAGCTGATGGCCCTTCCGCTTACCGAGTTGCAGGCAAGGATCAAGGCGGAGATAGAGTCGAATCCAGCCCTTGAGCTGCCCTCCTCCTGGGATGTCAGCTATGAGCACTTTGCCCAGGAGAAACAACGACGCGAAACCAGCGGTGTCGACGACACCTACTCCGACTCCTCGAGTTACGGAAGTGACCGGGGAGGCGGCTATGACTATGAAGCGAGTGATCGCCAGCAGAAGTTCATGGAGAATGCCCTCTCCCTTGAAGAGACATTGCAGGAACACCTGCTCTCCCAACTGGGCTGCGAACAGCTCTCCGAGGAGGCCTATCGGGTGGGAGAAATCCTGATCACCAATCTCGACGCAAATGGATTCTTCCGTGAAAATCCGAATGACATCCTCACCGAGAAGCAAGCAGAGCACCTGCCTCATCTTCTGCATCTCATCCGTCAGTTCGATCCCCCCGGGGTGTGTGCCAAGGACTGGAGGGAATCTCTGGTTCTCCAGGCGCAGGCAAAGGGAATCGGGGCGGAAGACCTCAAGCACTTCACGGCATTGGTTGAGGACAACCTGGAACTGATGCGGGCAAACAAGCAAGCACAGGTGGCGAAGAACCTGGGCATAGAGGTTGAGGAGCTGGAAGAGCTCTACGCCTTCCTCAAGACACTCACCCCGTTCCCCGGACAGAGCTTCTCCAGCGGTCCCGAACAGTATGTCATTCCCGATCTTTCGATCAGGAACGAGGAAGGGCAACTGGTGTTGAGGATGAACAACTCATCCCTGCCCGACCTTGCGATCAACACTGAGTTTGAAGGCCTTGCCGAGGACCTTGGCAGTTCGGATGAGTCAAAGAAGGCCCAGCAGTACATCAAGGAACAGATCAAGAGTGCCAATGCCCTGATTTTCCAGGTGCAGGTGAGAAACCAGACGCTCTACAAGGTAGCCCACATTCTCCTGCAGGAACAGCAGGAGTATTTCCTCTTCGGACCGCAGTACATCAAACCCCTGACGCAGAAGGCGGTCGCAGAGCAGTTGGGAGTCCATGAGACGACCATCAGCCGTATTGCTACGGCCAAGTACATCGACACCGATTGGGGGATCATCCCGATAAAGAAACTCTTCAGCAATGCTGTCGGAGACGAGGGGGCGGAGCTCTCCAAACAAGCAGTAAAGGAGACCATCCGCCAGATTCTGGAGGAGCATCAGGGCCAGAAAGCCCTCTCGGACCAGAAGATTTCCGATATCCTCAAGGAAAAAGGCATTTCGGTGGCGCGTCGTACGGTGGCCAAGTATCGCAATGAGCTGAACATCGACCCGTCATTCGTCCGAGGCACCAACTAG